GGGGTTCATCAACACCCACAAGAAAGATGTTCAGTAACCAGTCTCATTACTTTGAGGATATTTGGAGATCGTCCTGTAAACTTTAGGAGTAGTTGAGAAAAGGATAGGACACTTGACAAAAATACAGGCTCAACTTCGCTCACCTCACCTCACCACACTTGACAAAAATACAGGCTCAAAAAGATTGGACATTTGACAAAAAGATAGGTGTACGATGCAACTTTGCACCTCTTGGTGCATGATATTCTGCTAAAGGAACTAGCAGCGAGTATAAAGACAATTAGAATAAATAATCTGCGCTGATATACCAGTATTGTGGTGCTCAGGGGCCAAGGGGGCATCAACAACAAAAAAGTACTCATTCCGTCCTAAAATTAGTGTCTCAATTTTATACCAACTTTTGTACGAAGTTATACTAAAGTTAAGAAACTTATTTTTGATACAGAGGGAGGATGTTCAGTAACTAGATTCATTACTTTGAGAAGGGATCATCCTGTAAACTTAGTTGTGGAAAAGATAGGACATTTAACAAAAAATACAGGCTCAACTTTCACCTTTTAACTAGTATAATCTGACTTCTTGGTTTTGGACATTTTGACTTCCACTTTTCCCTCTCgcgagaaaaagaaaacttccaCATTTGGGCAACTTCTGTAGTTAACAGGACAGGAGGATCAATCATCAACATATATATCCAGTGGTGAAGCACACTGCACACTGGGAGGGGCAGTGCAGCATGCTCAGAGTTCTGCGATGGTTAAGAAATGAAACCTGCTGATTATCATCATTATCTTTGCCAGACTGCGGCAGTTTTTTCGAAGTCAGTAGTCACTCTACATAGCCTCACTGAAAATATACATATCCATAGTATAAGAATTGCAAAGAGTGCAGAGTAGCAGGAAACAACTTTTTGAAAAACTTTCTTAGATTTCTGTTCACAATGCGCAAGGTGGAATGGAAAGACAAATGGAGTACTAGAATCAGCTGAACATTCCACCACTCATTGACATTGCCAAATCATATGGATAGATCAAAACTCAACTTGCTAACCACCACTAGAACTAGAACAAACAACTAAGAAACATGAAAACTCGCAAAAGGTTTTGTTAGGCTTGCTAGATCCTGTATTCTACTGTTAGGATTCGTTCATCCGATGTGGAGTAACCGAAGAAATCTGCCATCGCGCTGCTTTTGCTACTAAACCTTCCATGCATGAAGTATCAAAGTAAAACCAAACCGATGCACTTGACGCTCCTTTTCATCCTGTGAGGATGGCCTTGACAAAAATTTCTCCATGGATCGGCCTGACTGAAACAAGAACACAGCGCATCCATTCGACGAACCAAATAGCCAATCGTGCACATCCCAGAGCACCTCCACGGGTAGGCCATCAACATAGAACGTCTGATTTCCTCTGAACTTCCATGCAAGCCTCTTTACCTGAAGCACTCTCTTCTTCCCAATCCTGATCTCCAGGCTTGGATCCTTCGTCCCTGACGTGTCACATTCTATGGTGATATGATGATGCTGACCAATGTCCGAAAACCGAGCCTTTGTGCAGTACACCTTCTTCCCGTACGTGTGCTCCTTCCTGGCTATCATGGCTGCATCACAAGGTAAAGCATCTGAAGACGCCTTGTGACCCCCCACCCTGGGCATGTCCCCGAGCACAAGGACAGCCTCGAGATCAAAGATGAGAGCAACATAGTATCCTTGGAGCGGCTCCGGCCCAGCAGCGAATTTGGCCGAGGACAGGTCCCAGAGGATGTCCAGGGCGCCGCCGTCCACCTCCACGGCCTTGGAGCCTTTCCTCTTGGAGAAGAGCCATGGCTTTATCTCTGTCTTGCAGAGGCAACGGCCCGAGGAATCGTGGACGGCGATGGCCAGAGCCTGCCCCATGGCCGCCTTGCTCCAGGTGACGGTGACCCTGCAGGATTTGCCGCGCAGGCGGGCGAGGTAGGCGCACTGCACCATGCTCTGGGCACTTGAGGAGGAGGGGTGGGCGACTTGAACGCCGGTTTGGCTGAGGCAGGACGCGAGATCTCTCATGGCGGCGGTTGCGAGCTGCAGCCCGCGCCTTTGCGGCTTTTCCACGAACACTGGGTGTGCAGCGAGCGCAACCGCCCTGTTTGGTTGACGCCCGGTCACGCGCAGAACATCTTCATCCTTTGAGGTCTGAAAAGTGGTCGAGGTGATCCGTCAGAACCGCATCTTTGCCCTCCGCAGCACAAGATGTAACCCCTGTTCGTCGACCTGGAATCTGCAACACACGAACAATGGCAAATGAAGGCCAGTCGAACGGAAAAGCCGCAACCTTCGAGACCAACCAACGGAATGGGAAAAAAGGAAATAGCAAACCTCTCTCAgcgagatgaagaagaagatgccaCCAGCTCAATCGCAGCAGCGAAGAAGAACGCTGAGAAACAGCAGGCAGACAAATCCACTACGCTCGCTCACCCTGAACAAGAACTCGGCCGCTCCACAACGAAGTGCAGGTGCCCCCTTCACTCAGGAGtcaggtagtagtagtagtactcagGTGCAGTAAAATACTGGCAGTAGGCAGTGTGTCTGCCATTTCATccttcctttctttcccttttgcttGGGCTCAAGCGGAAGCTAAGCTGGCCGTGTTGGAGTGACCAAAAGCAAGCGGGCGGAGAGAAGAGGACAAGCATGGGAGGGCGACCGCGGGCACCACTAGGGTAGGGTGGCCTTGGGGAATGTGGGCAGCGCAAAAGACGGGGAGGCGCGCGCGGGCAGCTACAAGCTGCCGAGACCATACAGACAGGTCTCGGGCTGGGGAGAGCCTGAGATGCTGCCGCGGTTGCACTGTCCAATCACAGCACAGCGGAAGGTCGTCCCTCTCCGCGGACACGTGAGCTCCACCTGATCCGGGTCTTCCGCCGCTGGGCGGGcgcacacgatgatggccccgtatgatgtggaaattgttttgtttGCTTGGGCGTATACATATTAATCTCGCATGGTAAGAGCAACTCTATGCCAGAAGCGGTGAATAGAGAACATGTATACTGAGGTTTTTCTTCCGGAATAGGAGTACAAGCTGGAGCGCCTAGAACATCAGCGAGGACAACGGGCACATGAAATCCTATTTCGGTTTTTCTTCTGGATTAGTTTGAATTGCTTATcaccgaactactcacacatgaagATCAGAGCACAAGAAGAAATTATCGAAGAACACATCATGAAGATTTTATTGATTGATAATATGTTTTGCAATAGTTGCCGGATGTGATACACAATTACAAAGTATGGCTAGTTGGTTGAGTGCAAGGATGGTGGAGATGGTGACGGCTATGGAGATGGGAAATCACGGTGGCTAGGATTGCCGATGAAGATGGAGGTTTCGACAATTGCTTGCGGGTTGTTCTATAGCAGTTAGGGCAtatttcttgttggggaacgtagtattttaaaaaaattcctacgatcacgcaagatctatcaaggagaagcatagcaacgagcggggagagtgtgtccacgtaccctcgtagaccgaaagcggaagcgttaagtaacgcggttgatgtagtcgacgtCTTCGCGAtcgaaccgatcaagtaccgaacgcacgacacctccgcgatccgcacacgttcagctcggtgacgtccctcgaacttctagatccagctgaggtcgagggagagtttcgtcagtacgacggcgtgttggcggtgatgatgaagttaccgacgcagggcttcgcttaagcactacgacaatatgaccgaggtggaaatatgtggagggggcaccgcacacggctaagaatcaacttgtgtgtctatggggtgcccctccccgtatataaaggagtagaggagggggagggccggcctcgtagggcgtgccccaaggggggattcctactcctactaggagtaggtttcccccctttcctagtccaactaggagggggaaggaagggaagagagagagagagaaaggaaagggcGGGGGGggccctccccaattcggattgggcttgggcgggggcgccccaccacttggccgcctcctcctctcttccactaaggcctatgaaggcccattaaccccccgggggttccggtaaccccccggtactccggtaaatatctgatacacctcggaaccattccggtgtgcgaatatagtcatccaatatatcaatttttatgtctcgaccatttcgagactcctcgtcatgttcgtgatctcatctgggactccgaactaccttcggtacatcaaaacacataaactcataataccgatcgtcatcgaacgttaagcgtgcggaccctacgggtttaagaactatgtagacatgaccgagactcacttccggtcaataaccaataacggaacctggatgctcatattggttcctacatattctacgaagatctttatcggtcaaaccgcataacaacatacgttgttacctttgtcatcggtatgttacttgcctgagattcgatcgtcggtatcatcatacctagttcaacctcgttaccggcaagtctctttactcgttccgtaatgcatcatccccaactaactcattagtcacattgcttgcaaggcttatagtgatgtgcattaccgagagggcccagagatacctctcctatatacggagtgacaaatcctaatctcgatcaatgccaactcaacaaacaccatcggagacacctgtagagcatctttataatcacccagttatgttgtgacgtttgatagcacacaaggtgttcctccggtattcgggagttgcataatctcatagtcaaaggaacatgtataaatcatgaagaaagcaatagcaatagcaataaaactaaacgatcattaatgctaagctaacggatgggtcttgtccatcacatcattctctaatgatgtgatctcgttcatcaaatgacaacacatgtctatggttagaaaacttaaccatcttttgattaacgagctagtcaagtagaggcatactagggacactctgtttgtctatgtattcacacatgtactaagtttccggttaatacaattctagcacgaataatagacatttatcatgatattaggaaatataaataacaactttattattgcctctagggcatatttccttcatttctcCCTAATGGTttcggtgattgatgacaatgctatTTACGGACTAATCgtatgcattgagcatttcagacatTCCATCGCATGGCACAAGACAATTTATTCCCCTCGGTGTTATAGCGAGAAGACGTTTCTTTCCGGCATTTCTTTTTcaatggatttgagtcgtaggaaaaccatactattaagagggggttcgCTTCGGAAAGGTTTGTGTGGAATTAACACGTACACATTCCCATATGCACCCACATACCCTTCGCCGCATCTTTGGAGTTTCCACTATTTTTTGTTGTAGGAGTGCTTGAGGCTACTTAGCAGTAGTAACGCCCtggtcagcggtagtaccgcttgcgcggtacttccGCAGTCCAGTGCTGCGGGCACTACCGCTTATTTTTGGGCTACTGGACTCTTTTttgctccagcggtagtaccactcatgCGGTACTACGGCCCCAATACTACCCCACTACCGCCATTTGCTCTGTAGCCCAAAGTGTTAAGCGGtagtagggcggtagtaccgcttgtgtggtACTTCCGCATCTTACTACCACACTCACATCCGCTTATATTTAGCCCTCTGTACTCGTTTTCCTCTCCGTGGaagttgagcggtagtaccgctttcggaGGCATTGCCGTTCTACCCACCTCTTGCACCGTTGTTCCACCGGGCTCTATGACACTAAGCCATAGTATCGCTGGTGTGGacggtagtaccactccggcgGGACTACCGCTCCCGCTTTCACTCATTTACAGGCTCCAGCTGGAACTACCGCCTCTAGGGGTAGTACCGCTCACCCGAGATGTAGTACCGCTTGAGCGCGACTTTGAGGTAGATAACAGTTGgacccccccactatatatagggatcttCCCCAAGAAGACAACTTATCCTCTTGCTCCATTGTTGCACcctaaagcttattttctcccaatCTTTCTCCCTGGCCATAAACTCTTGTTCATTTTCTAGGGTTTGCTTGAGagggcctcgatctacacttccaccaagagatatttaatTCCCTCCACTaatccctagcagatcttgttactcttgggtgtttggtgaTACCTCCTTTTATTGATCTGGTATTGGAAAAGAAAAATAGTATCCCTCACCTATTTCCCCGGAGGTGACCCTGGGTTATAGAACCCACGGGAGAAAGATTCTCTTGaagcgatggtctctagcaagATTTTGTCAAAGTGTCAAATCCATCTTTTGACCGGATCAGCAAGCAACTAGTGATTCAAACACTTCTAATAATAAGATGTACGAGTATGAGATCTTACTGCTTACAACCTTGTATTTGCGCTGGGATAAAATAGGATATTAATTTGTGCGCTGGAAGTCACTcatcgagatgtgcttgttacgGATCGAAGTGGGGATGTGTCCAAATAGCATCTTAACCGGCACGAGTTCTGCATCAAGAATTAATTGTCCTACCGCAGGCCCTATCCATCACACGGGGTTGCCTTGATAATTAAGATAATGAAATTAGATAATAGCTTTGGgcatttaatgactacacctcatttATCCCCAAGGATATGATACATGTACCCTAATGAACCTTACTACCACCGGTGTTCGGTATAACACTTCACGGTCTCCTTACTCCTAGCTTCACCGGTGCTCGATCTTCATGATCCTGGGTACCTACAGGGATGAAGATCACAGACAAGACAAGAGACATCTTCAtgaaacaattttatttcacacatacggtGCATTATGTCAGAGTCTTCCATTGACCCCCTCAACGAATACCTTCGGTTGTAAGGCTcatgcctcaacccataccttaccaaatgactcacacatggagatcagatcgGAAGATGAAAgcattgaagaacacatcttgagattgattgattgcaatatgtcttacaatggatgccttgtgTGATGCACGATTACAAGTATAAACTAGATGCAAGAGCACTATGGTGGTTGAGATGGATATATATGAAGATGGAAATGGCGGCAACTAGGGTTTGTGGATGAATATCATGATGAAGAGGTTCTGACTTCTGTGCTCGTCGTTCTGTTGATATTTCGATGGGGTCCCTTTAATAAAAGGTGTACAGGTGGATGATCTGCCTCGAAATCCATGGCAAACGGGCGCTCATACGGGCGCATGCGCCCTTATGGAACGTCGTCTTTTGCTCTATCTTCGCGCACCCGCTTCCTGTTGATTCTTTCTTCCTCCATTTTCCTTCCATTCCAATCCCACACgtgatttcttttctttttagccAATTTCCTGCGaaaacacatcaaagagaggatttgtgaaattctttgcattcattagtcattagttgAAATATCAGAGCGAATATCTCTTTTTAAATAAAATATCTCTGTTTAAACAAAGgtgaaatgagtgtaaaaatatcactcatcaatccccccaagcttaaacttgatCGCCCTCGAGCAACATAAAGACAAATCTGAATCATAAGGATCTGAGTTGTTTAAACCAAAATAATGAGAAGGTTTTGGTTCACTTATGATCGATGCGCCTAGATAGCCCTTCGCTTCTTGACTTGAAAACTTACCATAGCCGTGGTGGCATGGTTATAGTGCAAGTTTTAGTGAAGCAAAGATAATTAACACAAAGTTCTTGATCTACTAGATAAAACAACTTTGCAACACTTTATTCTATTTATTCTAGACAACACTTACATGCCGGGAATGCACAGAAGAGTTTTTCTTTTGCTAGAGCCGTAAAAATACAAGTTAGGGAGTGAAAAGCATGTAGTAAAATATGAAGCTCAAGTGCTCATAAGCACAGCCACAACTATTTCCTCCTCAAGACTCTCAATCACTTTATTTCAATCATTGTTTGTTGGAACTTTGATTATCACGTGAATGGATTATGCCAACTAAGTGATCATGCATAGGTTTTCGTCATGGCTTGATGTTTGGGAACTATGGACCTTAGCAATATGTCTCTTTTGAGGTCTTTTAATCAGTCCTCTTTATTTTGCACATATACACCCATTCAAGAGAAAGCCGAAGAATATGCGTTTGTAGTGTTGCCACTACGTACGGTAACAAGCTCATAGCTGAAAACCGACTATCGCTCTTGGTGGATCATTCATTGGCTAGCGGATTCCTCAACATAACATCAAGGAAGGTGACTAAGTCATATTTACACACGTACACGTGCATAGAGTAGCGGGGCAATGGCACCAGCAAGAAGCTGAAGCACCATGTAAGAGATACAACACGGATTTTTTTGGCATAATTTCATTCAcccttcaactaagttcctctagaCAATTTAATCCGTAAGTCTAATCAAGTCTATTAAAATTAACAACATGGGGTTGAGCATTTCAATCAGCACTTCTGCTACAATTTTTCTCAACTCCAAGTCTTGAAATACTTTCTCTTGTGCATAGTTATTCTTGGTTAACATTATTTCATTTAAAAACAGTCTCACAACAAGTCTTGGTtgtctaaactaaacagaaaaaagtCTACAAAATTACTTCAACTACTAGGAAAAAAATCTTTGTCTTAATTATCAAGACTTACTCCCATCTGCACATATCACACATACTACTACTACATCTACTCTAAGTATTTCGAGGGCAAAAGACGGGGGTCGTAGGACATACCTTCACGGTTACGAATTCACATACTTCTCCTTACTCTTTAATTTCACGTTGTCGGCGTAGATCAGCTCCTCTGAAAGAAAAATGCAAACAAACTCCAAGGGGCTAAACAAAGGACAAGACCAAAGCAAAACttattatattttttgttttttaggtTTTTGAACACTAACTTTCAGTCGAAAAATCGCaaagaaaaagaataaataaaaagcaaaagcaaataaaagcaaagtgTTGGAACAAACCAACAAGAGTGTTTTGAAACTTTGCGAGCTTGAGTACAACCTCATTACAATTTATTCAATACCGCCATCTTGATGTAGAAGTGGTGAtgacctcccccaagcttaggtttttgcaaGCCAAAACCGGCGGGGTCATTGCGGTGGTTGGTCAATAGGCCACTCCTGGCTCCAGTTGGAGAAGTCCATGTTCATGTAGGCGGACGTGCCTCGAAGGAATGCAGCGAGGTTGCTCATATCATCAATAGAGCCCTAGAGGCTGCTCAGGTCCGCATAGGTGGTGTAGTCTCCTAGTTGTGGTTGCTCCTCTTCTTCGTCGGTGGCGGGATATTCTTCATCTACTTTCTAGTTTTGGCCCTTCTTTTTAAAAGATTGACTGGGCACGAGCCGTCAGATTTGACACATTGAGCGACCGA
This region of Triticum aestivum cultivar Chinese Spring chromosome 2D, IWGSC CS RefSeq v2.1, whole genome shotgun sequence genomic DNA includes:
- the LOC123049105 gene encoding uncharacterized protein — translated: MRDLASCLSQTGVQVAHPSSSSAQSMVQCAYLARLRGKSCRVTVTWSKAAMGQALAIAVHDSSGRCLCKTEIKPWLFSKRKGSKAVEVDGGALDILWDLSSAKFAAGPEPLQGYYVALIFDLEAVLVLGDMPRVGGHKASSDALPCDAAMIARKEHTYGKKVYCTKARFSDIGQHHHITIECDTSGTKDPSLEIRIGKKRVLQVKRLAWKFRGNQTFYVDGLPVEVLWDVHDWLFGSSNGCAVFLFQSGRSMEKFLSRPSSQDEKERQVHRFGFTLILHAWKV